One genomic region from uncultured Cohaesibacter sp. encodes:
- a CDS encoding hydantoinase/oxoprolinase family protein — translation MYRIGFDVGGTFTDFTAIDTSSGRATHYKTSSTPHDPSEAIETGLRYYVEELGIAPDSFEFVGHGTTVATNMVIERRGVPTALLTTKGARDVLEIGRQTRPHLYDYFITKPEPLVERYMALEIRERLNSDGDVLTPLNEDDVRAAGEQIRKEGIQAVAVCFLHAYRDGCHEERAAEILREMLPDVYISISSRVLPEFREFERFSTTVINAYIGPRMDRYLARFLQRLDDIGFTTAPRTIHSNGGLMSVASVREYPVRTCLSGPAAGVVGAAKVAGASGIQNIVTYDVGGTSTDVSLVLEGRPAFTTNRLVADYPVRCPMLDINVIGAGGGSIAALDDAGALKVGPRSAGAYPGPVAYGQGGKEPTTTDANLVLGRLNDDTLLSGRMSVDKEAAREAIARLIANPLGLSVEDAALGILRIAVANMGRAIRAVSTEKGHRLQDFALFAYGGAGPLHAAAVAVETGISKVIVPAQPGTMCARGILLSDVGFDFVRTGVSTARKESWSSIKTAFEEMLEQGNEWLDGENIPEDKRSMLYVVDARYDGQNHEVQVNLESGADADFETFMDGFRAAHRQEYGYDIDGRDVEIVNLRLSVKGDASATPETNYIAEEGDPVIGSRLVYFDGGWFKTSIYERSRLSIGPIIQGPAIIQEMSSTTIVEPNQTLYVDSTGTMIIEV, via the coding sequence ATGTATCGTATAGGGTTCGATGTGGGCGGTACGTTTACCGACTTTACAGCAATTGACACATCAAGCGGACGAGCAACTCACTACAAAACGTCTTCTACGCCACATGATCCTTCTGAAGCAATTGAGACAGGATTGCGTTACTATGTGGAAGAGCTCGGCATAGCCCCTGACTCGTTCGAATTCGTAGGTCACGGAACCACAGTCGCGACCAATATGGTCATTGAGCGACGTGGCGTTCCTACGGCATTGCTGACCACAAAAGGGGCTCGAGACGTTCTGGAAATTGGACGTCAGACCCGACCTCATTTGTACGACTACTTCATCACCAAGCCGGAACCTTTAGTCGAGCGCTATATGGCGCTTGAAATTAGAGAGAGGCTAAACTCTGATGGAGATGTCCTGACGCCTCTTAATGAAGACGATGTGCGTGCTGCTGGTGAACAGATTCGAAAAGAAGGCATCCAAGCTGTTGCCGTCTGCTTCCTTCATGCCTACAGGGATGGTTGCCACGAGGAACGGGCCGCTGAAATCCTGCGGGAAATGCTACCCGATGTCTATATTTCAATCTCTTCACGGGTTCTGCCTGAATTTCGCGAATTCGAGCGATTTTCCACGACGGTTATCAACGCTTATATCGGTCCCCGCATGGACCGATATCTTGCAAGATTTCTTCAGCGTCTTGACGATATCGGTTTCACGACCGCACCGCGCACGATCCATTCCAATGGCGGCCTAATGTCCGTTGCTTCGGTACGAGAATATCCTGTTCGTACATGCCTGTCCGGTCCTGCCGCCGGTGTGGTTGGGGCTGCCAAGGTTGCCGGCGCTTCGGGGATCCAGAATATTGTCACTTATGATGTTGGAGGTACTTCAACTGACGTTTCTCTGGTTTTGGAAGGACGCCCCGCCTTCACCACGAACAGACTTGTTGCTGACTATCCCGTGCGATGTCCGATGCTGGATATCAATGTGATTGGTGCTGGGGGCGGGTCGATTGCCGCCCTGGATGATGCCGGAGCGTTGAAAGTGGGCCCGCGTTCTGCTGGGGCATATCCCGGGCCGGTTGCCTATGGCCAAGGCGGGAAGGAACCAACAACGACGGATGCTAACCTTGTTCTTGGGCGCCTCAATGACGACACCCTGCTTTCGGGGCGCATGAGCGTGGACAAGGAAGCCGCGCGCGAGGCAATCGCTAGACTTATAGCCAACCCTCTTGGCTTGAGCGTCGAAGATGCCGCGCTCGGTATCTTGCGCATCGCCGTTGCGAATATGGGACGTGCGATCAGGGCAGTTTCAACCGAGAAAGGGCACCGGCTACAGGATTTTGCACTCTTCGCCTATGGCGGTGCTGGTCCCTTGCATGCGGCAGCTGTCGCCGTTGAGACAGGCATCAGCAAAGTGATCGTACCAGCGCAACCCGGAACCATGTGTGCCAGGGGAATTCTCCTATCTGACGTAGGGTTCGACTTCGTACGCACGGGCGTGTCTACTGCGAGAAAGGAAAGCTGGTCGAGTATCAAAACTGCATTCGAAGAGATGCTAGAGCAAGGCAACGAATGGCTCGATGGTGAGAATATCCCCGAGGACAAGCGTTCCATGCTCTATGTGGTCGACGCACGCTATGACGGTCAGAACCATGAGGTGCAGGTCAATTTGGAATCTGGAGCGGATGCAGATTTTGAAACCTTCATGGATGGCTTCCGAGCCGCACATCGGCAAGAATACGGCTATGATATTGATGGAAGAGACGTTGAAATAGTCAATCTGCGACTATCGGTCAAAGGTGATGCGTCGGCTACGCCAGAAACCAACTATATTGCAGAGGAAGGTGATCCAGTCATTGGATCGAGACTGGTCTATTTCGACGGGGGCTGGTTCAAGACCAGTATTTATGAGCGTTCTCGTCTTTCTATTGGGCCGATCATTCAGGGCCCTGCCATCATACAGGAGATGTCTTCCACTACCATCGTAGAGCCAAATCAAACACTTTATGTCGATTCCACTGGCACCATGATTATCGAGGTTTGA
- a CDS encoding hydantoinase B/oxoprolinase family protein, with translation MSQANQKGLSDPIAMEVFTNRLLAVADEIGTSMIRASFSSNIKERKDCSVALFSADGRLIAQASHIPLHLGSLLGAVGAVLQRYPLDSMVDGDVFICNDPYVAGGTHTPDISVVTPIFVDGKPRYFTANIGHHSDVGGTVPGSIHGGARSIYEEGLRLPVMKLYRAGVLDEDLLDMIALNSRSPEERSLDIKVQASANQRGARLLHELTDTLGVDKVDALVEDLFAYTSQRLRNRIAEMKDGSASFRSKIESDGINSVEVPIQANVTVKGDRLIVDFEGTGPQAKGGLNVVASALNASVYYVVKALLDPYLLPNSGMFDGVEIAAPVGSLLNPIQPAATGARSITCNKVVRALIGAFSQLLPEEKAQAAGQDIVPVMVFAGKRRGRNEGYVYLESIGGGAGARYQGNGMDGVHVHITNSSNLPIEPLEIEYDLLVDEYALVEDSAGGGRYRGGMGIARQISAPHGDVVFTARSDGHKEGAPGVQGGTDGRPASLKKNANTNKVEELSPMVASLALGPGENVRLETPGGGGYGSPLERNVSALATELRDGRISRHRAEAIYGDEKVAQALSQI, from the coding sequence ATGTCACAAGCAAATCAAAAAGGGCTTTCAGATCCCATTGCAATGGAAGTGTTTACCAACCGTCTGCTCGCGGTTGCTGATGAAATCGGCACTTCGATGATCAGGGCTTCCTTTTCTTCCAACATCAAGGAACGCAAGGACTGCTCGGTCGCGCTATTTTCTGCTGACGGGCGCCTGATTGCGCAAGCCAGTCACATTCCTCTTCATCTTGGTTCTCTTTTGGGCGCAGTCGGTGCCGTTCTCCAACGGTATCCCCTCGATAGTATGGTTGATGGAGACGTATTTATCTGCAATGACCCTTATGTCGCTGGCGGAACACATACGCCGGATATTTCAGTCGTTACTCCAATTTTTGTCGATGGCAAACCAAGGTACTTTACCGCCAATATTGGCCACCACAGTGACGTAGGGGGAACGGTTCCTGGATCCATTCATGGGGGCGCACGATCCATTTATGAAGAAGGTCTTCGGTTGCCTGTGATGAAGCTCTATCGTGCAGGAGTTCTGGACGAAGACCTTCTGGACATGATTGCGCTCAATTCTCGCTCTCCAGAGGAGCGCTCGCTCGATATCAAGGTTCAGGCATCCGCCAACCAGCGTGGTGCACGGCTTCTACATGAACTAACTGATACGCTCGGAGTTGATAAGGTGGACGCTCTGGTCGAGGATCTGTTCGCTTATACCTCTCAACGACTCAGAAATCGTATTGCAGAAATGAAGGACGGCTCAGCAAGCTTTCGCTCCAAGATTGAAAGTGACGGTATAAACTCGGTCGAGGTGCCCATTCAGGCCAATGTCACGGTAAAGGGCGATCGCTTGATTGTTGATTTCGAAGGCACAGGCCCTCAAGCCAAAGGAGGCTTGAATGTGGTTGCCTCTGCGCTCAATGCTTCGGTTTACTATGTGGTCAAGGCTCTGTTGGATCCATATCTGTTACCCAACTCTGGCATGTTTGACGGTGTTGAGATTGCCGCGCCTGTCGGAAGCCTTCTCAATCCCATACAGCCCGCGGCTACAGGGGCCCGCTCGATTACCTGTAACAAGGTAGTGCGCGCGCTCATTGGTGCCTTCTCCCAACTCTTGCCTGAAGAAAAGGCACAGGCCGCAGGACAGGATATCGTGCCTGTTATGGTGTTTGCAGGAAAACGACGTGGACGCAATGAAGGCTATGTCTATCTGGAATCCATAGGGGGCGGCGCTGGAGCGAGATATCAGGGCAACGGCATGGATGGTGTGCATGTTCACATAACGAACTCTTCCAATTTGCCTATAGAGCCATTGGAAATCGAGTATGACCTTTTGGTCGATGAATATGCATTGGTTGAAGACAGCGCCGGAGGTGGCCGCTATCGCGGCGGTATGGGTATTGCGAGACAGATTTCGGCTCCCCATGGTGATGTTGTCTTTACCGCTCGATCCGATGGACACAAGGAAGGTGCCCCTGGTGTTCAGGGCGGTACGGATGGGCGACCGGCGAGTCTCAAGAAAAATGCCAACACCAACAAGGTTGAAGAGCTTAGCCCGATGGTTGCCAGTCTGGCACTTGGCCCGGGTGAGAATGTTCGCCTGGAGACACCCGGAGGTGGCGGGTATGGATCTCCGCTAGAACGGAATGTCTCTGCCCTCGCGACCGAATTGCGTGATGGGCGTATCAGTCGACATCGTGCAGAGGCTATTTATGGCGATGAAAAAGTCGCTCAAGCGCTCTCACAGATCTAG
- a CDS encoding FAD-binding oxidoreductase, with protein MIIGGGIQGCATALFAAQKGMSVILVEKDTIARHASGVNAGGVRRLGRDLREIALSCFSMKLWNRLSDILDDECGFQPAPQIKVALSDGDMAILQKRADDVAALGYSHEQMISESETKSYLPAVTQDCIGGLMSMDGYAQPFWTTMAFANKARKLGVRLFENERVERIHKQQDLWEISTPVGTYCAPILLNCAGAWAGKLAAQIGDFAPIEAVAPLMIVTQPLSPFCSAVVGTASRPLSFKQMANGTVIIGGARRGRANIDDNRTDIDFHQLQKTASTAKDVFPIMRKAIVQRAWSGIEGYTPDNVPVIGRSSQHDNAFHAFGFSAHGFQLGPGVGMLMADFIESGIRPAEFEPFSIDRFARETSDQV; from the coding sequence TTGATCATAGGCGGCGGAATACAAGGATGTGCCACCGCTCTTTTTGCTGCACAAAAAGGCATGTCAGTCATTCTTGTTGAGAAAGATACGATCGCGCGTCACGCTTCGGGTGTGAATGCCGGTGGTGTCCGTCGTCTCGGGCGGGATTTAAGAGAAATCGCTCTCTCTTGCTTTTCCATGAAGCTATGGAACAGACTTTCCGATATTTTGGACGATGAGTGTGGGTTTCAACCCGCACCGCAAATCAAGGTGGCACTTTCTGATGGGGATATGGCTATCTTGCAGAAACGCGCCGATGACGTCGCAGCTCTTGGTTACAGCCATGAACAGATGATCAGTGAATCCGAGACAAAGTCCTATCTGCCCGCAGTCACACAAGATTGTATAGGGGGGCTGATGTCCATGGACGGGTATGCCCAGCCATTCTGGACAACAATGGCGTTTGCCAATAAGGCCCGAAAACTCGGCGTCAGATTATTCGAGAATGAACGCGTTGAGCGCATTCATAAGCAACAAGACCTTTGGGAGATATCAACTCCTGTTGGAACCTATTGTGCTCCCATATTGCTTAATTGCGCAGGGGCATGGGCTGGGAAGTTGGCTGCCCAGATAGGTGATTTTGCCCCCATAGAGGCAGTCGCACCTCTTATGATCGTTACCCAGCCACTCTCCCCCTTCTGCTCTGCAGTCGTGGGGACAGCATCAAGGCCACTATCCTTCAAGCAAATGGCCAATGGAACGGTCATCATAGGCGGAGCGCGACGTGGGCGCGCCAATATTGATGACAATCGCACGGATATCGATTTTCATCAGCTGCAAAAGACCGCGAGCACAGCGAAGGATGTATTTCCCATTATGCGAAAAGCCATTGTTCAGAGAGCCTGGTCCGGCATTGAGGGTTATACACCAGATAACGTACCCGTCATTGGACGTTCAAGCCAGCACGATAATGCATTTCACGCCTTCGGCTTTTCCGCTCATGGTTTTCAGTTAGGCCCAGGTGTTGGAATGTTGATGGCAGACTTTATCGAAAGCGGTATTCGACCAGCGGAATTTGAGCCGTTCAGTATTGATCGCTTTGCAAGAGAAACATCTGACCAAGTTTAA